ATGGGAATGAGTTCAACGATTCAAATTTGCGTGAATGATCCACAGCTCGTTATTGAACAATGGAAACAGGGGTAAAGGGGACGTAAACGGGCAAGCGCGTCGCCTAACGTCGCTGTTTATGAAAGCGGTCAACAAGGAAGCGGGCATACTCGATGGGGGCTCGCAAGGCCTCATGATCGGTGTCAAAGTGACCTAACTTACGCATGAGTGTTTTGCCAGGTTTGATATTGACTTCAATGATCCAAATCTGTTGTTGTCGATCGATCGCTAAGTCTAAACCGAGCTCAGCAAGCCTTGTGTTGTATGATCTTTCAAGGAATGGCGGGATGTATTCGCTTAATCTTACGAGTTTGCGATACAATGCGTCGGCAGTCGATTCATCATATTGCTTACGAAGGAAAGGTTGAACGTGATGCGCTTGACCTCCGCCACTCAGGTTGGAAGTCATTGTCTCTTCTTTTCCTTGTCTCACCCCGATCCCCGTCATTTGCCATTGTCCATGTCTGTTTTTTTGCATGAATGCCCGAATGTCAAAGACACAATCATGTTTGTCGCGAATGTCGATCCATTTTTGAACAAGATAGCGTTGTTTCCGCAATGTTTTACTAAGTCTCTGTTCTAGCTCGGATCGGCTCAACGTGATTGGCGTCGTCTGCAAATGATCTGAAAGCTCATAATTATCTTCTTTTTTCGTAATGCGGAAGATTCCTTTTCCGCCACTGCCATTTAACGGTTTCACCATGACTGAATGGCTCTTTTGAATCATGTTTAAAATGGGCCTCGTGTCATTAGCGAGCTGTGTTGGGATTAAAAAGGGACGCAACAACCTTGCTTGGGCTAAGTGCCTGTGAATGGTCCATTTGCTTCCGATGCTATAACCAATGAGCGGGAGGCTGCGAAGCCGTTTCATCTGTCTCATTTTTTGCATGAGCGCGGGCTCATTGTAATAACCGATATCATACGTAATCGAGGGAAACGGCTCGGTTTGCTTGATCCACTCCTTATTTACATAGACGTAGCCGTGAATCGTGGTTTGTTTTAGATTAACATCAGGCGGCGTATAGACGAGGACCTCATCAAACCCTGATTCAATCGCGATTTTCCGCGTCGGATCATAGCGATGCGGGTCTGTAATGCGATGGACCAAAATGCCTAATATTGTTTTCACATCAATCACCTATTCGTTTAGATTACAACGCATTACTATATACAATGTCTGAAGATATAAAAGCGTTCGAACCACCGCAAAATTGAAAGTTGCGCTACTATTGTTTAATGTATTAACTAGTTTTGGGGGGATGTTGAAATTGAAATTCAATCTGAGAATGATATTTATTTAGCCTTGAGCGCAGTTCGAAAGCTGATGGAAAGGCTTTCGTTTTCAGAGTTAGATAAACAAAAGGTGTTAGTCAGCGTCTCCGAGTTAGCCCGGAATGTGTTGGTTCACGCCAATGGACAAGGGTTTATTGAAAGCAAAATTTTAAAAGATAGCTTATGTATTACTGTGGTTGATCAGGGCCCCGGGATATTAAACATTGAAGAAATTCTTCGATGCGCGGAAGTTAAATCAGAAACAGGATTAGGCCTTGGCTTAAACGGCGTCAAACGATTGATGGATGAGTTCTACGTTGAAACGGGAGAAGGAGGTACGAAGATCATTGCCGTCAAATGGAGAGGATCTTCTCGAGGAGTCGAGAGAAACAGATCAAACGCTAGGTCGACTAGCATCGATCGGTCAAATTTCGGCGGGTATCGCCCATGAAGTAAAAAATCCGTTAACATCTGTCAAAGGATTTCTTCAGTTACTGCAGGAGGAGCAACAACATTCGTTTTTAGATATGGCCGCATCCGAGTTGGATCGAGCCCTAGACACATTAGAGAACTTGCTTCATGTTTCAAAGCCGGACTTAGATAATGAAGCGTACACCTCCATTCATGTATGCGCCGAATTGGAATCGATCATTTATTTATTTCAAGATCAACTGTATCGCGTCCAAGTAAAAACCGATTTTGAAAACACCAATGAAATTATTTTGGGACAAAGAAATCAATTGAAGAAAGCTTTCTTTAATTTATTAAAAAATGCGTTCGAAGCAATCGCCGAGGAAGGCCAGATTATCATTGGGCATCGTCGAATTGGAAATCGCATCCTCGTTACGATTGAAGATTCCGGGGCGGGTGTCCCAGAGGAAAAAATGGAGATGCTGGGAACGCCCTTTTATACGACGAAAGAAAATGGAACAGGCATGGGACTAGCTCAAGTCTTTTCTACGATTTATCAACATGGCGCCACAATCGATGTTGAAAGCTATGAAGGGAGAGGAACCAAGTTTATGATACAGTTTCCTGTTGTCCTAAATGGGGAAATTGAACCGAGAGAATTGGACCTGCCTTATGAAGAAGGTCAATCCTTTGAGCAGTATTTGGAAGCGAATCGCGAGCAGTTTAAATCGTTACTACTTCAAGAGGCGATGACGATTTTTCAGCGTGTAGAGGAGGCAGAAACTCTCGACCAAGAAGATCTGCTAAGTACGGCGACGAGCTTAAAGAGATATGTGATTCAAGGGTTGCAACACGAAGTGATCGTGATGGCGAAAAGCCATGGGAGAAATTGGGCTAAAAATGGGTTGCCGCTTATTTTAAAATTAGAGTGGATCCAATCGTTTCGAAAGGTTTTCTCCGATTTCGCCTACACCTTTTACAAGCGAACGAGCCCGGAATTAGATTCGGTATTAAAGATGGAAAGACAAACGACGTACATTCTTGATCATTTTATTAATCACTACATTGCGAGTTTCACTGAATATAACAAAGACGTGTTGCGCTCCCATCGTGAACTAATTGATGAGCTTAGCGTGCCGGTCATTCTATTAACGCCATCTTTGGGTGTGTTGCCGATTGTAGGGACAATCGATACTTACCGCGCGAAACAAATTCAGGAACGCGTCTTGGCGCAGATCGAATCGCTCAAAATTAGCAGAATGATCGTCGATTTATCCGGCGTCGCGTACATGGATACGGCTGTCGTGAGTCATTTGTTTCAAATCATCGAGGGACTAGCATTGTTAGGGTGTGAGGCTGTCGTGACGGGGATACGCTCCGAGATCGCGAATACGATCATTGATCTCGGTGTGAGGCTGACCGACAAAATCCATATTCAAGGCACATTGCAACAGGCTCTTGACAAGTTTGGATTAAAAGTAACGTATACAAATGACATATAACTTTTAAAAAAGGAAGAGCGCCTATGATTAACAAGCGCGCTTCCTCTTAATTTTCGTCGTTATTGCTTTCTTTTTAAAATCATAAACGTGGCGGATCCAATCGCGACAAGATTTTGCTGATCATCGTAAATTTCAGAATTTCCGACGACAAGCGTGCGACCGCGATGGGCGAGAGACGCCTTTGCGGTTAAGACCGTACCTCTACCCGCCTTTATGTATTTAATGTTTAAATCGACTGTCGCTGAAGTTTGAGTCGATAAATCGAGCGTGGAACGAACCGCGCTGCCGATTGAGGCATCGACAAGCGTCGCTAAGGCCCCTCCATGCACAACGCCGGCGGAATTGAGCAGGTTTTGAAAAATCTCGCAACGAATTTCCGATTGACCATCATGGGCTTCAATCTCTTCAATTCGAATATGGTCCCAAAATGGTGAACGGACATCATGTTTTTCTGTCATTGTAACAAATTCCTTTCATGCCTTCTAATTTTACCTATCTATACTCTTTCTACATTGTTATTTGTTCTCCTGTTTAAATAGGACGATTTGACATAAAAAAAGGCCTCCTTATGTAGGCAGACCTTCTCTAAAAGTTAAGATTGATTGTGAGAAAAAAGTACATGCAGACAACTTCCAGGTTCTCTTACTTGCGCGCCTGTTTCTGGGTCAACAAAAATGATGGGCTTTGTGAGCAGCGGGTACACGTCAAATGATTCAACCTGACCAAAGACGCGTTTCTTTATTGAAGGAAAAGAAGGACTATGAAACATTTGGTTGTCGATAAAATTGTTCAATCAATGTCACCCCTTTTATTGTCTCATGCTTCAGTATACTAAAATAAACGACCACTATTAGTCTGATATTGCGATGTCTGCCTGAACATTCTGTAAATTATGGAGGCCCAAAAAAACCCAAACTAATTTCATTGAATACTCCACTTTTGGGTAAATTAATGTTAAAATAAAGTTCATTACCCTAATAAAAGGAGTGGTAAGCGTGAGTCAAATTGTTGATCAATTAAACGAAATGCTTGAGGCTGAAAAAGCTGGAGTGGAAACGATGGCTTTCTTTTTGGAAAAGGACCCGACGAACGAGCTATATAAAGAGGTTAAAAATGATGAAGCTTGGGCGTGCGCCGGATTAATTCAAAGCGTCAAACGCGAAGGCGGTAAAATCAGTACGGGCAAGGGTGATTTTGCTTACAAAGTGAAAGCGTTAACAACGATTGAGGAACAAATTGAATTGTTGGTTCGGGGGCAAACGTGGGTTGTGCGTAGAATCGATAGAGCGCTTGATTCGCCGATGTCAGACGAAACACGGGCATTTTTGCTGGAGATGAGAGAAAAGCATTTGGTTAATAATGATAAGGTGGAAGCTTACGGAGCGAATAACGCATAATAAATAATAGAAGCCGGTTGCTGGCAAGGCAATCGGCTTTTTTGTTTAATGAACTTCATTATGAAGAAAGGGGAAGAGATACGCATGTGTGTCATTTTTATTGCATACCGACAACACCCGAACTACGAATTGATTGTGGCCTCGAATCGGGATGAGTTACATAGTCGCCCGACAGAATCGGCCGCTTTTTGGGAAGATCAGCCCCAACTGTTAGCCGGACGTGACGCGGTTGAGTGGGGGACATGGCTTGGTGTAACAAAAAATGGCCGTTTTGCGGGGCTGACCAATTACCGTCAGGCGGAACGGGATGACCCCACAAAAAATTCCCGCGGTCAACTTGTCAAAGACTTTTTAGTGTCTTCCGAGCCTGCGTCTGATTACGTTTCCAAAATCCAAGCTGAAAAGGACAACTACAACGGATTTAACTTGCTTGTCTATGATCAGCAAGCGATGTATTACTATTCAGCGCGCCAAAATCAGGTTACCCAACTGGAACCGGGTGTGTACGGATTGAGCAATGCGGAGTTAAACACAGCGTGGCCAAAAGTTGAAAAAGGAGTTCAGCGTTTGAAAGCGTTGCTTGAGACGTATCCAGACACGCTGCCAGAGAAGGATTTATTCGAGCTGTTGGCGGATCGCGAAATCGCCGCGGACGATCGATTGCCTGACACAGGGATTGGGCTTGAACAGGAACGACTCGTTTCTCCGATCTTTATTCACAGTCCCGAATATGGCACCTGTTCATCCACGGTACTCACGATGACGCGCAATGGACAAGTTTCCTTTACGGAGCGTACATTTAAGCAGGGACAACCCTTCAACGATGATGCTCATTTTTCTTTTCAATTGGAAGAGAAAGGCGGAATGTGAGATGAGGACACGATGGTTATTGATTGGGGTCATCATTCTATTCATTTTATTGGTCGCTGATTTGTTCAATGATGGCTTGATTAGCAGGTGGATAAGATGGAAGCGATAGGGTGAAGTGAATCGGACGTTTTTTACTATAATAAAGATAAAAAAGGATGAGGAAATTTGGTGAAGATTCGGCATGCATCAACGGTGATTTTGGCTCGAAAAAATAGCCTAACAGACCCTTCTTTTCAGATCTATCTCATGAAACGGCCAAAGACTATGCAAACTTTTCAAAGCTATACGGTGTTTCCTGGCGGGATGCTAGAAGCGCAAGACGAGCGACCGGAGTGGAAGCATTATTTTCACAATTGTATTAATACGCATCTGTTGTTGCCTGAAAGATCCGATTCTCCTGTACGCGCCTTCTCCGAATCCAATCAGGGTCAAATCCCAGAGTTGCCATATGTTGTCGCCGCGATTCGCGAAGTATTTGAGGAGACTGGCATTTTACTGTGCCAATGGAATCGGGAATCGCAAGCTGTCAAGTTTCAATCTGGTCATGATCCCGCTTTAAGAAATTACCGCAAGGCGCTGTTAACGAAAGAACTAACCTTCCTAGAAATGGTCAAACAATTGGATCTTCAATTTGATGCCGCCCAATTGACCTACATTGGCCGACGGGTCACACCGCCGCCAAAATCTTTCTGTTTTGACGCAAATGTTTACTTAACGATCGTTCCCGCTGGCGCAGTAAGCGCTCCATCAAGAGAAGCGGTAAGCGATGAGTGGCTTGAGCCAGCCGTCGCGTTACAATTGGCGCGTCAGCGTGAAATTGTGTGCGCCCCCGCGACGATCGAATGCTTCGTTGCTCTGCAATCATTAGAAAAGCCGATAGAAACGTTGTGGGATTAGTCCTGAAAATTGAAAAAATCCTGTTCATTAACAGGACATGCTCCAACAAAAATTCATTATTTTTTGGCGTTTAAGTTTTGTGTCATTGAGGCAAGATAGTGGTGAGGAAAGCACATAGCCCCCAGGGGTCCATTGGATGGATGGTATGGACCGCCAGGGAGACTCTGCCGCTCAATCATTCGGACCGAGCAAAAGTTTCGAGAAAAAAATTTTAAGTTGAAAGTATATGAAAACGTGGCTCAAATTTAGCTGAAAAGGCTCTTCTCGCGCTGTTAAAAGAGGTAGCCTCTGTTCAGCTATTTTTCTTTCAAAGGTTCTTTTCTATTCTTAGTATAACCCCTGTTTGCACCTTATAAACGTATTCTAGCAAATTCTTTTTGAAAAGTCACGAACAATTATCGATGTTCTTAAAGGTATTTATTTACATATATACACTAGTGAAACTATTTTTATTCCAATCAAATTTTTAACTTAAAAATCACCAATTTGGAGGGGAAAGGATGACTCGTAAACGATCTCGCGCTGTTATTAAAAAGACGGAACAATATGGGGCGCCGAACTATCATCCGCTGCCGATCGTGATTTCTAAGGCGGAAGGCTCTTGGGTGGAAGACCCGGAAGGGAATCGTTATTTAGATATGTTGAGCGCTTACTCAGCTTTAAATCAAGGACACCGTCATCCTAAAATTATTCAGGCTTTGAAGGAACAAGCGGATCGGGTTACACTCACTTCACGCGCTTTTCACAACGATCAACTCTGCGAGTTTTATGAGTTGCTATCCCGATTAACGGGCAAGGAAATGGTCTTACCAATGAATACAGGGGCGGAAGCGGTGGAGACAGCGATTAAGGCCGTCCGTCGCTGGGCTTATGAGGTGAAGAAAGTGCCTGAAAATCAGGCGGAGATTATCGTCTGCTCGGGTAATTTCCATGGTCGAACGATTACCGTTACTTCTTTTTCATCGGAGAAAGAGTATCAAGAGGGTTTTGGACCATTCACTCCCGGGTTCAAAATCATTCCGTATGGGGATATTGCGGCGTTGAGACAAGCGATTACGCCGAATACCGCCGCGTTTTTATTTGAACCGATACAAGGGGAGGCAGGGATTGTCATCCCTCCAGACGGATTTTTAAAAGAGGCGGCGGAGTTATGTAAGCAACATCACGTGTTGACGATTGCCGATGAAATTCAGACGGGTTTTGGTCGGACGGGCAAACCATTCGCCTGTGATTGGGAGCAAGTTATCCCCGATTTATATGTGATGGGTAAAGCGCTTGGCGGGGGGGTATTTCCGATTTCAGCCGTTGCCGCCGATAAAGAAGTATTGGGCCTGTTTAACCCTGGTTCGCATGGATCAACGTTTGGCGGCAATCCGCTAGGATGCGCCGTGGCGATTGCGGCGTTGGAAGTGTTTGAAGAAGAGCAGTTGGCGCGGCGTTCGTTGGAATTGGGTCGTTATTTTATGGAGCAATTGCGGCAAATGAAACATCCATCGATTCGTGAGATTCGGGGTCGCGGGCTATTTATCGGGATTGAGTGTGTCGATGAAGCGCGTCCGTATTGCGAAGCCTTAAAGGAACAAGGTTTACTCTGTAAGGAAACCCACGTCACAACGATTCGACTCGCCCCACCTTTAAATATCTCAAAACAAGATCTCGACTGGGCCTTCACGCGCATTCAGGCCGTCTTTAATTAATAAAGGCTATGCTGGGTCGCTGAGTGAGGTTTCGCGGCGGACCGGCAGAGCCTTATTCTGCTTTCTGTTCCCCCTTTTGGTAAAATAGATAGAAAGAAGGTAAAGGAGAGAAGGCTGGATGTATTGTAATACATTTTCGATCGTGGCTCGTTGTCCAGATTCGGGGCGTTTTGGCGTGGCCATTTCTACCGCGGTCCCTGCAGTCGGATCTCTATGCTCGTTCGCGAAAGCGGGAGTTGGGGCGATTGCGACGCAAGCGTGGGTGAATCCTTCGTTAGGCGTAAAAGGCCTGGCTTTGCTCGAGGAAGGACTGAGCGCGGAACAGACACTGAAACGATTATTGGCAGAAGATGACGGTCGTAATTCGCGGCAGTTGGGTATTGTTGACGCTAGCGGTCAATCCATTGCGTATACAGGATCGCGGACGGTGCGTCATCAGGGGCATACGAGTGGTCCGAACTATGCGATTCAAGGAAATATGTTAAAAGGACCTGAGACGTTGCAAGCGATGGAAGATTCTTTTTGCTCATCGGAAGGTGAATTGGCGGAACGATTGATGCGGGCTCTGGAAGCGGGACAAGCTGCAGGCGGGGACAAACGGGGGAAGGTGTCGGCTGCATTGACCGTGGTCGATACGGAAGGCTTCCCTTATTGTGAGCTGCGCGTCGATGAGCACGCAGATCCTGTCGCTGAACTACGCCGCATTTTTAATATCCATCGGATTGGTCTGATGTCTTGTTACAATAAATGGGTAAGCAGTATTAAAGAAGGAAAAAAGGTGTCGATGCGAGAATTATTTAAGAGAGACTAAAAAAAAAGACTAACTATAAATGGGGAGGAACAAAAGTGAAGTTTGATTCATTATACAATCCGTATCCATCAAAAAGGAATACCGTTTACGCAAAAAATGGAATGGTTGCGACATCGCAACCTTTAGCCGCGCAAGCCGGTATGGATATATTGAAGAAGGGCGGAAACGCGATTGACGCGGCCATTGCAACAGCTGCTTGTTTGACTGTCGTTGAACCAAGTTCAAACGGGATCGGTGGGGACGCCTATGCAATCGTGTGGGTTAATGGGGAAATGCATGGTTTAAACGCGAGCGGACCATCTCCGCAAGGCATCTCAATTGAAGCGATGCGCAAAAAAGGGTACAGTGAAATGCCGAAGTACGGCTTAACGCCTGTTACAGTGCCTGGGGCGCCAGCTTCATGGGCGATGTTATCGGAACGATTCGGTAAGTTGCCGTTAAAGGACGTTTTACAACCCGCAATTGACTATGCGGAAAATGGCTTTCCGGTTCCGCCAACGCTCAGTTTTGCTTGGAATAATGCGTTTCAGCGGTACAATCTTGAATTGCCGAGCAACGCCTTTTCTTTAGATGATTATGAGGTGTACCAGGAATGGTACAACGTGTTTGCTCCGAACGGAAGAGCGCCACGCGCGGGGGAGATGTGGAAGTCTCCTGACCATGCAAAAACATTGCGATCGATCGCTGAAACAAACGCAGAGTCGTTTTATCATGGGGAAATCGCCGACAAAATTGATGCTTTATCGAAAAAGTATGGCGGTTTCATTCGCAAAGAAGATTTGCAAGCTTACAAGCCGCAATGGGTTAAGCCGATCTCAGTCAACTATCGCGGCTACGATGTTTGGGAAATTCCTCCGAACGGACAAGGCTTGATTGCTCTACATTCATTAAACATGTTAAAGGGTTTTGATTTCCATGCCAAGGAAATGGTGGAAACGTATCATAAGCAAATTGAGGCGATGAAACTTGCGTTTGCCGATGGACTCGCCTATATTACGCAAGAAGACAAGATGGAAGTGGCCGTTAAAGATATTTTATCTGAAGAATATGCTCAAGAACGTCGTGAGCATATCGGAGAAGAGGCGCAACGTCCATTTGCGGGGACGCCGCCGAAGGGTGGAACCGTTTATCTTGCGACAGCGGATGGGGAAGGAAACATGGTTTCCTTTATCCAAAGTAACTACATGAGTTTCGGATCGTGTGTGGTCGTGCCGGACACAGGAATCGCATTGCAAAACCGTGGAGCGAACTTCTCTTTGGACCCAGAACACGCGAACCGTTTAGAGCCGAATAAGCTATCCTTTAACACTATCATCCCTGGCTTTTTAACAAAAGACGGCAAGGCATTGGGACCATTCGGTGTGATGGGTGGCTTTATGCAGCCGCAAGGTCACGTTCAAGTTGTAATGAACATGGTTGACTTTGGGATGAACCCGCAAGCGGCTTTAGATGCTCCGCGTTTCCAATGGACAGGAAATATGCGAATCGAGCTGGAAACAGCCGTGCCTGAACATATCGCGCTTGCTTTAGCGGCAAAAGGACATGACATTCATTGGTCACTGGGATCGAACACATTTGGTCGCGGCCAAATCATCTTGCGCGATGAAGATGGAGTGTTGTCCGGTGGCACCGAGGCGCGTACGGATGGATCCATCGCTGCTTGGTAATAATGTTACTAAACTTCGGTTAAGGTTTGGCCGATGTCACGGATTTTCAATAGGCCTCCTTTTCGAACAACCTCGAATCGGGATGCGAATTTGAGCGGAGTGGATTGAATGACAAAGGGTGATTTTCTAGGTGGCGACAGTGGAATTTAGGCTGCCTAGGGGGTCACCTTTTACTTCTTAGAGGAGGGTGAGCAGATGATCAACGCGAATCACGAACTGTTTAACGGAGGACCACCTAAAGTTATTATCGTGGAAGGAAAGACAGACCGGGAAAAATTGCTGCGGATATTGAATGAAACGGTGGAAATTATCTGTACGTA
This genomic window from Ammoniphilus oxalaticus contains:
- a CDS encoding YheC/YheD family protein, with the protein product MKTILGILVHRITDPHRYDPTRKIAIESGFDEVLVYTPPDVNLKQTTIHGYVYVNKEWIKQTEPFPSITYDIGYYNEPALMQKMRQMKRLRSLPLIGYSIGSKWTIHRHLAQARLLRPFLIPTQLANDTRPILNMIQKSHSVMVKPLNGSGGKGIFRITKKEDNYELSDHLQTTPITLSRSELEQRLSKTLRKQRYLVQKWIDIRDKHDCVFDIRAFMQKNRHGQWQMTGIGVRQGKEETMTSNLSGGGQAHHVQPFLRKQYDESTADALYRKLVRLSEYIPPFLERSYNTRLAELGLDLAIDRQQQIWIIEVNIKPGKTLMRKLGHFDTDHEALRAPIEYARFLVDRFHKQRR
- a CDS encoding ATP-binding protein; amino-acid sequence: MERLSFSELDKQKVLVSVSELARNVLVHANGQGFIESKILKDSLCITVVDQGPGILNIEEILRCAEVKSETGLGLGLNGVKRLMDEFYVETGEGGTKIIAVKWRGSSRGVERNRSNARSTSIDRSNFGGYRP
- a CDS encoding ATP-binding protein; amino-acid sequence: MPSNGEDLLEESRETDQTLGRLASIGQISAGIAHEVKNPLTSVKGFLQLLQEEQQHSFLDMAASELDRALDTLENLLHVSKPDLDNEAYTSIHVCAELESIIYLFQDQLYRVQVKTDFENTNEIILGQRNQLKKAFFNLLKNAFEAIAEEGQIIIGHRRIGNRILVTIEDSGAGVPEEKMEMLGTPFYTTKENGTGMGLAQVFSTIYQHGATIDVESYEGRGTKFMIQFPVVLNGEIEPRELDLPYEEGQSFEQYLEANREQFKSLLLQEAMTIFQRVEEAETLDQEDLLSTATSLKRYVIQGLQHEVIVMAKSHGRNWAKNGLPLILKLEWIQSFRKVFSDFAYTFYKRTSPELDSVLKMERQTTYILDHFINHYIASFTEYNKDVLRSHRELIDELSVPVILLTPSLGVLPIVGTIDTYRAKQIQERVLAQIESLKISRMIVDLSGVAYMDTAVVSHLFQIIEGLALLGCEAVVTGIRSEIANTIIDLGVRLTDKIHIQGTLQQALDKFGLKVTYTNDI
- a CDS encoding PaaI family thioesterase, with translation MTEKHDVRSPFWDHIRIEEIEAHDGQSEIRCEIFQNLLNSAGVVHGGALATLVDASIGSAVRSTLDLSTQTSATVDLNIKYIKAGRGTVLTAKASLAHRGRTLVVGNSEIYDDQQNLVAIGSATFMILKRKQ
- a CDS encoding DUF6306 domain-containing protein; this translates as MSQIVDQLNEMLEAEKAGVETMAFFLEKDPTNELYKEVKNDEAWACAGLIQSVKREGGKISTGKGDFAYKVKALTTIEEQIELLVRGQTWVVRRIDRALDSPMSDETRAFLLEMREKHLVNNDKVEAYGANNA
- a CDS encoding NRDE family protein; its protein translation is MCVIFIAYRQHPNYELIVASNRDELHSRPTESAAFWEDQPQLLAGRDAVEWGTWLGVTKNGRFAGLTNYRQAERDDPTKNSRGQLVKDFLVSSEPASDYVSKIQAEKDNYNGFNLLVYDQQAMYYYSARQNQVTQLEPGVYGLSNAELNTAWPKVEKGVQRLKALLETYPDTLPEKDLFELLADREIAADDRLPDTGIGLEQERLVSPIFIHSPEYGTCSSTVLTMTRNGQVSFTERTFKQGQPFNDDAHFSFQLEEKGGM
- a CDS encoding ornithine--oxo-acid transaminase, translating into MTRKRSRAVIKKTEQYGAPNYHPLPIVISKAEGSWVEDPEGNRYLDMLSAYSALNQGHRHPKIIQALKEQADRVTLTSRAFHNDQLCEFYELLSRLTGKEMVLPMNTGAEAVETAIKAVRRWAYEVKKVPENQAEIIVCSGNFHGRTITVTSFSSEKEYQEGFGPFTPGFKIIPYGDIAALRQAITPNTAAFLFEPIQGEAGIVIPPDGFLKEAAELCKQHHVLTIADEIQTGFGRTGKPFACDWEQVIPDLYVMGKALGGGVFPISAVAADKEVLGLFNPGSHGSTFGGNPLGCAVAIAALEVFEEEQLARRSLELGRYFMEQLRQMKHPSIREIRGRGLFIGIECVDEARPYCEALKEQGLLCKETHVTTIRLAPPLNISKQDLDWAFTRIQAVFN
- a CDS encoding DUF1028 domain-containing protein gives rise to the protein MYCNTFSIVARCPDSGRFGVAISTAVPAVGSLCSFAKAGVGAIATQAWVNPSLGVKGLALLEEGLSAEQTLKRLLAEDDGRNSRQLGIVDASGQSIAYTGSRTVRHQGHTSGPNYAIQGNMLKGPETLQAMEDSFCSSEGELAERLMRALEAGQAAGGDKRGKVSAALTVVDTEGFPYCELRVDEHADPVAELRRIFNIHRIGLMSCYNKWVSSIKEGKKVSMRELFKRD
- a CDS encoding gamma-glutamyltransferase family protein, which gives rise to MVATSQPLAAQAGMDILKKGGNAIDAAIATAACLTVVEPSSNGIGGDAYAIVWVNGEMHGLNASGPSPQGISIEAMRKKGYSEMPKYGLTPVTVPGAPASWAMLSERFGKLPLKDVLQPAIDYAENGFPVPPTLSFAWNNAFQRYNLELPSNAFSLDDYEVYQEWYNVFAPNGRAPRAGEMWKSPDHAKTLRSIAETNAESFYHGEIADKIDALSKKYGGFIRKEDLQAYKPQWVKPISVNYRGYDVWEIPPNGQGLIALHSLNMLKGFDFHAKEMVETYHKQIEAMKLAFADGLAYITQEDKMEVAVKDILSEEYAQERREHIGEEAQRPFAGTPPKGGTVYLATADGEGNMVSFIQSNYMSFGSCVVVPDTGIALQNRGANFSLDPEHANRLEPNKLSFNTIIPGFLTKDGKALGPFGVMGGFMQPQGHVQVVMNMVDFGMNPQAALDAPRFQWTGNMRIELETAVPEHIALALAAKGHDIHWSLGSNTFGRGQIILRDEDGVLSGGTEARTDGSIAAW